The following proteins are encoded in a genomic region of Pseudodesulfovibrio mercurii:
- the upp gene encoding uracil phosphoribosyltransferase gives MALHLVDHPLIRHKVGLLRQHDISTSHFRTLANEITRLLTYEATKDFETEKKIIKGWAGKVEVDCIKGKKVTVVPILRAGLGMLDGVYDMIPGAKASVVGFYRNEETLEPVQYYVKLAKNIQERMALILDPMLATGGTLNATIKLLKEAGCKSIRGLFLCAAPEGINRILTEHPDVDIYTAAVDEKLNDVGYIIPGLGDAGDKIFGTK, from the coding sequence ATGGCCTTACACCTGGTTGACCACCCGCTGATCCGGCACAAGGTCGGTCTGCTCCGTCAGCACGACATTTCCACCAGCCATTTCCGAACCCTGGCCAACGAGATCACCCGCCTGCTGACCTACGAGGCGACCAAGGATTTCGAGACCGAAAAGAAGATCATCAAGGGCTGGGCGGGCAAGGTCGAGGTGGACTGCATCAAGGGCAAGAAGGTCACCGTGGTGCCCATCCTGCGCGCGGGCCTGGGCATGCTCGACGGCGTGTACGACATGATCCCCGGCGCCAAGGCGTCCGTGGTCGGCTTCTACCGCAACGAGGAGACCCTGGAGCCGGTCCAGTACTACGTCAAGCTGGCCAAGAACATCCAGGAGCGCATGGCGCTCATCCTGGACCCCATGCTCGCCACCGGCGGCACCCTGAACGCGACCATCAAGCTGCTCAAGGAAGCGGGCTGCAAGTCCATCCGCGGGCTGTTCCTGTGCGCCGCGCCCGAGGGCATCAACCGCATCCTGACGGAACACCCGGACGTGGACATCTACACCGCCGCGGTGGACGAGAAATTGAACGACGTGGGCTACATCATCCCCGGTCTCGGCGACGCGGGGGACAAGATATTCGGCACCAAATAG
- a CDS encoding dephospho-CoA kinase, translating to MTNEKSEQRWERTVTLSDAGTRLDKFWGRELAGEGVSRGRVKGWIESGLALVDGEVTTKGNLKLARGQVAVIRAAAPEADPLGPASPPEPVSGDIEAVYEDEHMLVIVKPAGLTVHPAPSEPGPTLVNLLIHQWPDIAAENSGMDPQRPGIVHRLDKDTSGLMAVARTESARLALSASFAGHETFKVYLALVHGRPELAEGVIDAPMGRHPTHKTLMAVLPKGGREARSDYRVLWTGPRGLASLAAVRIHTGRTHQIRVHMAHIGHPLIGDAAYGPRENAEWSRRPDRLAGLAPRQMLHAFYLSVPHPVTGEPVTRWLAPPEDFRALLAGLTRECLRVGIVGMPGGGKSALLKALRDMGRPCFSADECVAGLYGPGGDGAAMIRQRFGGNYTLDDGSVDKRALFAAMCASEGMRREVMDMIHPMVRHQCEAFFQAHRDEPVAYAEVPLLLEGGWHKTGAVDLVAGVRCPEAKRTGELRELRRLPPEVLAVFDSWQWPEADKLAACDLVVDNDRGLAELADGARRLDQAALTAWERRNREAADRMDALWPELAAELDAVRNPA from the coding sequence ATGACGAACGAGAAATCCGAACAGCGGTGGGAACGGACCGTGACCCTGTCCGACGCGGGCACCCGGCTGGACAAGTTCTGGGGCCGCGAACTGGCAGGGGAGGGCGTCTCCCGGGGCCGGGTCAAGGGCTGGATCGAGTCCGGCCTGGCCCTGGTGGACGGCGAGGTCACGACCAAAGGCAACCTCAAGCTGGCCCGTGGCCAGGTCGCGGTCATCCGGGCCGCCGCGCCCGAGGCCGACCCCCTGGGCCCGGCCTCGCCGCCCGAGCCGGTGTCGGGCGACATCGAGGCCGTGTACGAGGACGAGCACATGCTCGTGATCGTCAAGCCCGCCGGGCTGACCGTGCACCCCGCGCCCAGCGAGCCCGGCCCCACCCTGGTCAACCTGCTCATCCATCAATGGCCGGACATCGCGGCCGAAAACAGCGGCATGGACCCGCAGCGGCCCGGCATCGTCCACCGCCTGGACAAGGACACCTCCGGGCTCATGGCCGTGGCCCGCACCGAGTCGGCCCGACTGGCCCTGTCCGCGAGCTTCGCCGGGCACGAGACCTTCAAGGTCTACCTGGCCCTGGTCCACGGGCGTCCCGAGCTGGCCGAGGGGGTCATCGACGCGCCCATGGGACGCCATCCGACCCACAAGACCCTCATGGCCGTGCTGCCCAAGGGCGGGCGCGAGGCGCGCAGCGACTACCGCGTGCTCTGGACCGGTCCGCGCGGCCTGGCCTCCCTGGCGGCCGTGCGCATCCACACCGGCCGGACCCACCAGATCCGCGTGCATATGGCCCACATCGGCCACCCCCTGATCGGCGACGCGGCCTACGGCCCGCGCGAGAACGCCGAATGGTCGCGGCGGCCCGACCGGCTGGCCGGGCTGGCCCCGCGCCAGATGCTCCACGCCTTCTACCTGTCCGTGCCCCACCCGGTCACGGGCGAGCCGGTGACCCGCTGGCTGGCCCCGCCCGAGGACTTCCGCGCGCTGCTCGCCGGGCTGACCCGGGAATGCCTGCGGGTGGGCATCGTGGGCATGCCGGGCGGCGGCAAGTCCGCCCTGCTCAAGGCCTTGCGCGACATGGGGCGGCCCTGCTTCTCGGCCGACGAGTGCGTGGCCGGGCTGTACGGGCCGGGCGGCGACGGCGCGGCCATGATCCGGCAGCGGTTCGGCGGGAATTACACCCTGGACGACGGGAGCGTGGACAAGCGGGCGCTGTTCGCGGCCATGTGCGCGTCCGAGGGGATGCGCCGGGAGGTCATGGACATGATCCACCCCATGGTCCGCCACCAGTGCGAAGCGTTTTTCCAGGCCCATCGGGACGAGCCCGTGGCCTACGCCGAGGTCCCCCTGCTCCTGGAAGGGGGCTGGCACAAGACCGGCGCGGTGGACCTGGTGGCCGGGGTGCGTTGTCCCGAGGCCAAGCGGACCGGCGAGCTGCGCGAGCTGCGCCGTCTGCCGCCCGAGGTCCTGGCCGTGTTCGACTCCTGGCAGTGGCCCGAGGCCGACAAGCTCGCGGCCTGCGACCTCGTCGTGGACAACGACCGGGGGCTGGCCGAACTGGCCGACGGCGCGCGCCGCCTGGATCAGGCCGCCCTGACCGCCTGGGAGCGGCGCAACCGCGAGGCCGCCGATCGCATGGACGCCCTGTGGCCGGAACTGGCCGCCGAACTCGACGCCGTGAGGAACCCTGCGTGA
- a CDS encoding PHP domain-containing protein, translated as MLIDLHVHSTCSPCSVLKPSEILANARSLGLDAVCITDHDTMSILTQCREGFQPDGLLLIVGMEYTTDQGDYLLFGDVRSLPHGLSAEILLPEVRALGGAAIAAHPCRTWRPADPVIFDRGLCAIAEVENGRNSAAENRHALELASGHDMTFVAGSDAHALEELGRCPTRFTVPVNSKADLIDALNRGLCRPSARHRSAA; from the coding sequence ATGCTCATAGATCTACACGTCCATTCGACATGTTCGCCGTGCAGCGTCCTGAAACCCTCGGAAATCCTGGCCAATGCCCGGTCGCTGGGTCTTGACGCCGTTTGTATCACCGATCACGACACCATGTCCATCCTGACTCAATGCCGGGAGGGATTCCAGCCGGACGGGCTGCTGCTCATCGTAGGCATGGAGTACACCACGGACCAGGGCGATTACCTGCTCTTCGGCGACGTCCGCTCCCTGCCCCACGGGCTGTCCGCCGAAATCCTGCTGCCCGAGGTGCGCGCCCTGGGCGGCGCGGCCATCGCGGCCCACCCGTGCCGGACCTGGCGTCCGGCCGACCCGGTCATCTTTGACCGGGGGCTGTGCGCCATCGCCGAGGTGGAGAACGGGCGCAACTCCGCCGCCGAGAACCGCCATGCCTTGGAGCTGGCCTCGGGTCACGACATGACCTTCGTGGCCGGGTCCGACGCCCACGCCCTGGAAGAGCTGGGCCGCTGCCCCACGCGGTTCACCGTGCCGGTCAACTCCAAGGCGGACCTGATCGACGCCCTGAACCGGGGACTGTGCCGTCCCTCGGCCCGCCACCGCTCGGCGGCCTGA
- a CDS encoding alkaline phosphatase family protein, whose translation MPDTCLLILLDGLGDRAHAHLGHRTPLQAAATPCLDRLAGLGATGLYHASFFGQPLPSENAHFALFGGRPDEFPGRGALEALGAGLDLGPDDVALLAHFAHIGPDADNRLTLLRDKVPIAPDEADALFAALPPFTRDGVTASLHPVGGLFGVLVLRGDVSPFVTDTNPMVDGRLLPRPLPLREQAHDPAARRTAAFLADYLVRAHRILADLPMNRAREQAGQVPADGLVTQRAGRLKPCPSLRERYGLRGLSIATGAMYAGLARFTGMEFLRARDTGDPGADLAERIRLALDRADDFDFIHVHTKTPDQAAHTKDPEAKVRVIESLDRGLKGVADAILADPRLLLAVTGDHSTPSCGGLIHSGEPVPLLFAGEGVRRDAVTAFDEISVAGGALGCMRGREFLFSVLNYLDRARLVGIHDTPDPVEYWPGDHPPFILDPQE comes from the coding sequence GTGCCTGACACATGTCTGCTCATCCTGCTGGACGGCCTGGGCGACCGTGCCCATGCCCACCTCGGCCACCGCACCCCGCTCCAGGCGGCGGCCACGCCCTGCCTGGACCGGCTGGCCGGGCTCGGGGCCACGGGGCTGTACCACGCCTCCTTTTTCGGCCAGCCCCTGCCCTCGGAAAACGCCCACTTCGCCCTGTTCGGCGGCCGGCCTGACGAGTTCCCCGGACGCGGCGCGCTGGAGGCCCTCGGCGCGGGCCTCGACCTCGGCCCGGACGACGTGGCCCTGCTTGCCCACTTCGCCCACATCGGCCCGGACGCGGACAACCGGCTGACCCTGCTGCGCGACAAGGTGCCGATCGCGCCGGACGAGGCCGACGCCCTGTTCGCCGCCCTGCCGCCCTTCACGCGCGACGGCGTGACCGCCAGCCTGCACCCGGTGGGCGGCCTGTTCGGTGTGCTGGTGCTGCGCGGCGACGTCTCGCCCTTCGTCACCGACACCAACCCCATGGTGGACGGCCGCCTCCTGCCGCGTCCCCTGCCCCTGCGGGAGCAGGCCCACGACCCGGCGGCCCGGCGCACGGCCGCGTTCCTGGCCGACTACCTGGTCCGGGCGCACCGCATCCTGGCCGACCTGCCCATGAACCGCGCACGGGAACAGGCCGGACAGGTCCCGGCCGACGGGCTGGTCACCCAGCGGGCCGGGCGGCTCAAGCCCTGCCCCTCCCTGCGCGAACGGTACGGGTTGCGCGGCCTGTCCATCGCCACCGGGGCCATGTACGCGGGGCTGGCCCGGTTCACGGGCATGGAATTTCTCCGGGCGCGCGACACGGGCGATCCGGGCGCGGACCTGGCCGAGCGCATCCGCCTGGCCCTGGACCGGGCGGACGATTTCGACTTCATCCACGTGCACACCAAGACCCCGGACCAGGCGGCCCACACCAAGGACCCGGAGGCCAAGGTCCGGGTCATCGAGTCCCTGGACCGGGGGCTCAAAGGGGTGGCCGACGCCATCCTGGCCGACCCGCGTCTGCTCCTGGCCGTGACCGGGGACCACTCCACCCCGAGCTGCGGCGGGCTGATCCACTCGGGCGAGCCGGTACCGCTGCTGTTCGCGGGCGAGGGCGTGCGGAGGGACGCGGTGACCGCCTTCGACGAGATCAGTGTGGCCGGAGGCGCGCTGGGCTGCATGCGCGGCCGCGAATTCCTCTTTTCGGTCCTGAACTACCTGGACCGCGCCCGGCTGGTCGGCATCCACGACACGCCCGACCCGGTGGAGTACTGGCCCGGCGACCACCCCCCGTTCATCCTCGACCCCCAGGAGTGA
- a CDS encoding mechanosensitive ion channel family protein: MDINISQMTDTIVNYVTEYGLRIVVALLIFVVGRIIAKALANGTQKVLIKAKVDETLATFLKNITYYALVAAVVIAALGQAGINVTSFLAVLGAAGLAVGLALKDSLSNFAAGVMLILLKFFKKGDYVTAGGESGTVTAINIFNTVLTTPDNRVITVPNSAVLGGTITNVTANDTRRVDMVFGIGYGDDLLKAKKTLERIVSEEPRVLAEPAPTIEVSELADSSVNFVVRPWCKTGDYWGVFFALTEKVKLVFDQEGISIPFPQQDVHMYPTDKQ; the protein is encoded by the coding sequence ATGGACATCAACATTTCGCAAATGACGGATACTATTGTCAATTATGTCACGGAGTATGGCCTGCGCATCGTCGTGGCCCTGCTCATATTCGTTGTCGGACGGATCATCGCCAAGGCCCTAGCCAACGGGACCCAGAAGGTCCTGATCAAGGCCAAGGTGGACGAGACCCTGGCCACGTTCCTGAAAAACATCACCTACTACGCGCTGGTCGCCGCCGTGGTCATCGCGGCCCTGGGCCAGGCGGGCATCAACGTCACCAGCTTCCTGGCAGTACTCGGCGCCGCCGGCCTGGCCGTCGGCCTGGCCCTGAAGGATTCCCTGTCCAACTTCGCGGCGGGCGTCATGCTCATCCTGCTCAAGTTCTTCAAGAAGGGCGACTACGTCACCGCGGGCGGCGAGTCCGGCACGGTCACGGCCATCAACATCTTCAACACCGTGCTGACCACCCCGGACAACCGGGTCATCACCGTGCCCAACTCCGCCGTGCTCGGCGGGACCATCACCAACGTCACGGCCAACGACACCCGGCGCGTGGACATGGTCTTCGGCATCGGTTACGGCGACGACCTGCTCAAGGCCAAGAAGACCCTGGAGCGCATCGTCTCGGAAGAGCCGCGCGTCCTGGCCGAACCGGCCCCGACCATCGAGGTCTCCGAGCTGGCCGATTCCTCCGTGAATTTCGTGGTCCGGCCCTGGTGCAAGACCGGCGACTACTGGGGGGTGTTCTTCGCCCTGACCGAGAAGGTCAAGCTGGTTTTCGACCAGGAGGGCATTTCCATCCCGTTCCCTCAGCAGGACGTGCACATGTATCCCACGGACAAGCAGTAG
- the hisA gene encoding 1-(5-phosphoribosyl)-5-[(5-phosphoribosylamino)methylideneamino]imidazole-4-carboxamide isomerase, which produces MILFPAVDIKNGECVRLAQGKEDAVTVFAPDPVAQARSWQDMGARYLHVVDLDGAFSGVPRNFELIKAICAELTIPVQLGGGIRDIATAQKYIEAGVHRLIIGTMALEDPALFSDLCKALPGRIGVSLDAVDGKLKTKGWVEDAGLTIDDVLPRLEADGIRFIVYTDIARDGMQTGVNLDALAVLCAKTTIPVIAAGGVHTLDDIKHLYPLSKKGLEGAISGRAIYVGTLDVKEANAWIDAQ; this is translated from the coding sequence ATGATTCTCTTTCCCGCTGTCGATATCAAGAATGGTGAATGCGTCCGCCTGGCCCAGGGCAAGGAGGACGCGGTCACGGTGTTCGCCCCGGACCCGGTGGCCCAGGCGCGCTCCTGGCAGGACATGGGCGCGCGCTACCTCCACGTGGTGGACCTGGACGGGGCCTTTTCCGGCGTGCCCCGGAATTTCGAGCTGATCAAGGCGATCTGCGCCGAGCTGACCATCCCGGTCCAGCTGGGCGGCGGCATCCGCGACATCGCCACGGCCCAAAAGTACATCGAGGCGGGCGTGCACCGGCTGATCATAGGGACCATGGCCCTGGAGGACCCGGCCCTGTTCTCCGACCTGTGCAAGGCGCTGCCCGGCCGCATCGGCGTGTCCCTGGACGCAGTGGACGGCAAGCTCAAGACCAAGGGTTGGGTCGAGGACGCGGGGCTGACCATCGACGACGTGCTGCCCCGGCTCGAAGCCGACGGCATCCGCTTCATCGTCTACACGGATATTGCCCGCGACGGCATGCAGACCGGCGTCAACCTCGACGCCCTGGCCGTCCTGTGCGCCAAGACGACCATCCCGGTCATCGCCGCCGGCGGCGTCCACACCCTGGACGACATCAAGCATCTCTACCCCCTGTCCAAGAAGGGCCTGGAGGGCGCCATCTCCGGCCGGGCCATCTACGTCGGCACCCTCGACGTCAAGGAAGCCAACGCCTGGATCGACGCCCAGTAA
- a CDS encoding BON domain-containing protein, with product MQRPTLPALVVLILGLALSSLAWTPWGAIYGSARDERSVGDQATDKQISLSIKADLADKDSGLALKVHVYCFLKHVYLVGAIDDTAFRAFAVKTAKGTKDVAKVTTYFVAESDTTSADLELAAKVRTALIGNGDLSSTQIEQEAMNGEVVLLGMVRSKADAALAVKTAKGVEGVRKVTSFLIPTK from the coding sequence ATGCAGCGTCCCACTCTCCCGGCCCTTGTCGTGCTCATCCTCGGCCTGGCCCTGTCGTCCCTGGCCTGGACCCCGTGGGGGGCCATCTACGGCAGCGCGCGCGACGAGCGCAGCGTGGGCGATCAGGCCACGGACAAGCAGATATCCCTGTCCATCAAGGCAGACCTGGCGGACAAGGATTCCGGACTGGCCCTCAAGGTCCATGTCTATTGTTTCCTGAAGCACGTCTATCTGGTGGGAGCCATCGACGACACGGCCTTCCGCGCCTTTGCCGTGAAGACGGCCAAGGGGACCAAGGATGTGGCCAAGGTGACCACCTACTTCGTGGCCGAGTCGGACACCACGTCCGCCGACCTGGAGCTGGCCGCCAAGGTGCGCACCGCGCTCATCGGCAACGGGGACCTGAGCTCCACCCAGATCGAGCAGGAGGCCATGAACGGCGAGGTGGTCCTGCTCGGCATGGTCCGGAGCAAGGCGGACGCCGCCCTGGCCGTGAAGACGGCCAAGGGGGTCGAGGGCGTGCGCAAGGTCACGTCCTTCCTGATTCCGACCAAGTAG
- a CDS encoding uracil-xanthine permease family protein — MSDVHSTEYNFKLKDALLGAQMLFVAFGALVLVPILTGIDSNVALFTAGIGTLLFQVITKGKVPVFLASSFAFLPPLFAAQQGEFTYPQIMCGLVAAGGLYVIISLCIRFFGAGFLHKLLPPIVTGPVIMLIGLILCPVAVNMAMGHNGQVWLEPQIPSMIVAGVALLTTILVSLLGKGWLKLVPILCGIAAGYVCSLILDASGLTASMYNEFVGSAVDGKINGMGLAPWMDGTLISLAPVSQAKLFAIPNFSLPTWSWEAILYVVPIAIAPAIEHFGDILAIGSISGKDYVKDPGIQNTMLGDGLATSLASMLGGPPNTTYSEVSGAVALTRAFNPAIMTWAAITAVLLAFVGKLGGLLNTIPMPVMGGIMLLLFGAITVIGLSTLVRAQLDLLLPRNMIIVAIILVFGLGGMVLNVGITDLKGIGLGAIAGVVLNLILPCKDCNTENDPAEL; from the coding sequence ATGAGTGACGTGCATTCCACCGAGTACAATTTCAAACTAAAGGACGCGCTGCTCGGCGCGCAGATGCTCTTCGTGGCATTCGGCGCGCTGGTCCTGGTGCCCATCCTGACGGGCATCGATTCCAACGTGGCCCTGTTCACGGCGGGCATCGGCACCCTGCTGTTCCAGGTCATCACCAAGGGCAAGGTCCCGGTCTTCCTGGCCTCGTCCTTCGCCTTCCTGCCGCCGCTCTTCGCGGCCCAGCAGGGCGAGTTCACCTATCCCCAGATCATGTGCGGCCTGGTCGCGGCGGGCGGTCTGTACGTGATCATCAGCCTGTGCATCCGCTTCTTCGGCGCGGGCTTCCTGCACAAGCTCCTGCCCCCCATCGTCACCGGCCCGGTGATCATGCTCATCGGCCTGATTCTCTGCCCGGTGGCCGTGAACATGGCGATGGGTCACAACGGCCAGGTCTGGCTCGAACCCCAGATTCCGTCCATGATCGTGGCCGGCGTGGCCCTGCTGACGACCATCCTGGTCTCCCTGCTCGGCAAGGGCTGGCTCAAGCTCGTGCCCATCCTGTGCGGCATCGCGGCGGGCTACGTCTGCTCCCTGATCCTGGACGCCTCCGGCCTGACCGCCTCCATGTACAACGAATTCGTGGGCTCGGCCGTGGACGGCAAGATCAACGGCATGGGGTTGGCCCCGTGGATGGACGGCACCCTGATCTCCCTGGCCCCCGTGAGCCAGGCCAAGCTCTTCGCCATCCCGAACTTCTCCCTGCCCACCTGGAGCTGGGAGGCCATCCTCTACGTGGTGCCCATCGCCATCGCCCCGGCCATCGAGCACTTCGGCGACATCCTGGCCATCGGCTCCATCTCCGGCAAGGACTACGTCAAGGACCCCGGCATCCAGAACACCATGCTCGGCGACGGCCTGGCCACCTCCCTGGCCTCCATGCTCGGCGGCCCCCCGAACACCACCTACTCCGAGGTCTCCGGCGCCGTGGCCCTGACCCGCGCCTTCAACCCGGCCATCATGACCTGGGCGGCCATCACCGCCGTGCTGCTCGCCTTTGTCGGCAAGCTCGGCGGCTTGCTGAACACCATCCCCATGCCGGTCATGGGCGGCATCATGCTGCTCCTGTTCGGGGCCATCACCGTCATCGGCCTGAGCACCCTGGTCCGGGCCCAGCTCGACCTGCTCCTGCCGCGCAACATGATCATCGTGGCCATCATCCTGGTCTTCGGCCTGGGCGGCATGGTCCTGAACGTCGGCATCACCGATCTCAAGGGCATCGGCCTCGGCGCCATTGCGGGCGTGGTCCTGAACCTCATCCTGCCCTGCAAGGACTGCAACACCGAAAACGACCCCGCCGAACTCTAG
- a CDS encoding glycosyltransferase family 2 protein, with the protein MRETVTGLVLTYNGERLLEKCLKSLDFCDELLVVDSQSTDRTREIAEACGARVLVRAWPGPVDQFRFALREIGTTWVVSLDQDEFLTDELRRNIEDKLDADEPVAGYYVPRSSFYFNRFMKHSGWYPDYLFRVFRNGKMDVTASGAHYHFNPRGETLKLSGDILHYPYESFRQHMDKINYYAEEGAAALREKGRRGGPGRALLHAVGRFVKLYLLKLGFLDGTAGLCNALAGFYYTFQKYIRVEERGKWGDG; encoded by the coding sequence ATGCGCGAAACCGTGACCGGCCTGGTCCTGACCTACAACGGCGAGCGGCTGCTCGAAAAATGCCTCAAGTCGCTCGACTTCTGCGACGAGCTGCTGGTGGTGGACTCGCAGTCCACGGACCGCACCCGCGAGATCGCCGAGGCCTGCGGCGCGCGGGTCCTGGTCCGCGCCTGGCCCGGCCCGGTGGACCAGTTCCGCTTCGCCCTGCGCGAGATCGGCACCACCTGGGTGGTCTCCCTGGACCAGGACGAGTTCCTGACCGACGAGCTGCGCCGCAACATCGAGGACAAGCTCGATGCCGACGAGCCCGTGGCGGGCTATTACGTGCCCAGGAGCTCCTTTTATTTCAACCGTTTCATGAAGCACTCCGGGTGGTACCCGGACTACCTGTTCCGAGTCTTCCGCAACGGCAAAATGGATGTCACGGCCTCGGGCGCGCACTACCACTTCAACCCGCGCGGCGAGACCCTGAAGCTCTCGGGCGACATCCTCCACTACCCCTACGAATCCTTCCGGCAGCACATGGACAAGATCAACTACTATGCCGAGGAGGGCGCGGCCGCCCTGCGCGAAAAGGGCCGCAGGGGCGGGCCGGGCCGGGCCCTGCTCCACGCCGTGGGGCGCTTCGTCAAGCTCTACCTGCTCAAGCTCGGCTTCCTGGACGGCACCGCCGGATTGTGCAATGCCCTGGCCGGATTCTACTACACCTTCCAGAAATACATCCGCGTGGAGGAGCGCGGGAAATGGGGTGACGGGTAG
- a CDS encoding rhomboid family intramembrane serine protease has protein sequence MIPIRDNVPRVTRPYAVTTIIALNFVVFLFVFSLPPEARARVFYLFGVVPARFFEPDWAAWAGFPDTMGWPFLTYMFLHGGWLHVILNMWMLWIFGDNIEDVTGHGWFVLFYVLCGLAAVATHMAFERTSPLPVVGASGAIAGVMGAYIVLYPHGRVLTLIPVFFLPLFFRIPASLFLGFWFVMQILSGVYSTAQSAQNVAWWAHVGGFLTGIVLIRWFRRPGRCRYCYNPDSKDYDPEEPGPPPAL, from the coding sequence GTGATCCCCATCCGCGACAACGTGCCGCGCGTCACCCGGCCCTACGCCGTGACGACCATCATCGCGCTCAATTTCGTGGTCTTCCTGTTCGTGTTCTCCCTGCCGCCCGAGGCCAGGGCGCGGGTCTTCTATCTGTTCGGGGTCGTTCCGGCCCGGTTCTTCGAGCCGGACTGGGCGGCCTGGGCCGGTTTCCCCGACACCATGGGCTGGCCGTTCCTGACCTACATGTTCCTGCACGGCGGCTGGCTGCACGTCATCCTGAACATGTGGATGCTCTGGATCTTCGGCGACAACATCGAGGACGTCACCGGGCACGGCTGGTTCGTGCTCTTCTACGTGCTCTGCGGCCTGGCCGCCGTGGCCACGCACATGGCCTTCGAGCGGACCTCGCCCCTGCCCGTGGTCGGGGCGTCCGGAGCCATCGCCGGGGTCATGGGCGCGTACATCGTGCTCTACCCCCACGGCCGGGTCCTGACCCTCATCCCGGTCTTTTTCCTCCCCCTCTTTTTCCGCATCCCCGCCTCCCTGTTCCTGGGATTCTGGTTCGTCATGCAGATCCTCTCCGGGGTGTACTCCACGGCCCAAAGCGCCCAGAACGTGGCCTGGTGGGCGCACGTTGGGGGCTTCCTCACCGGCATCGTCCTCATCCGCTGGTTCCGCAGACCCGGCCGCTGCCGTTACTGCTACAACCCGGACAGCAAGGACTACGACCCCGAGGAGCCGGGGCCGCCGCCTGCGTTGTAA
- a CDS encoding nicotinamide mononucleotide adenylyltransferase, translating to MHPLGFIHGRFQVLHNDHLVYLLAGKALCDRLIIGVTNPDAATTRDEATNPARSSRENNPLTFEERKAMIEAALMEAGVDRHAFSVIPFPINCPELLEQRAPRDAVYFLTIYDDWGREKLRRFRELGLKTEVMWERPEREKGINGTAVRAAIRDGGEWRSLVPPAVAALVDRWHLAERFRHP from the coding sequence ATGCACCCCCTCGGCTTCATCCACGGACGGTTCCAGGTCCTGCACAACGACCATCTGGTCTACCTGCTGGCGGGCAAGGCGCTGTGCGACCGGCTGATCATCGGCGTGACCAACCCGGACGCGGCCACCACCCGCGACGAGGCGACCAACCCGGCCCGGTCCAGCCGGGAGAACAACCCCCTGACCTTCGAGGAGCGCAAGGCCATGATCGAGGCCGCCCTGATGGAGGCCGGAGTGGACCGGCACGCCTTCTCGGTGATCCCCTTCCCCATCAACTGCCCGGAGCTGCTCGAACAGCGCGCCCCGCGCGACGCGGTCTACTTCCTGACCATCTACGACGACTGGGGACGGGAGAAGCTCAGGCGGTTCCGGGAGCTGGGCCTGAAGACCGAGGTCATGTGGGAGCGGCCCGAGCGTGAAAAGGGCATCAACGGCACGGCCGTGCGCGCGGCCATCCGCGACGGCGGCGAGTGGCGCTCCCTGGTCCCGCCCGCCGTGGCGGCATTGGTGGACCGCTGGCACCTGGCCGAACGGTTCCGGCACCCATAA